A genome region from Myroides fluvii includes the following:
- a CDS encoding RNA methyltransferase has product MRKLANSELDRKSVDEFKTSEKTPIIVVLDDVRSLHNIGSVFRTCDAFLVEKVYLCGITATPPNKEIHKTALGATETVAWEYVKDVVEVVERLRAEGVSVQAIEQVENSVMLNDFQIEEDKKYALVFGNEVKGVSQGVVNLSDGVIEIPQIGTKHSLNIAVSAGIVVWDLFQQMQ; this is encoded by the coding sequence ATGCGAAAATTAGCCAATAGCGAATTAGATAGAAAAAGTGTTGACGAGTTTAAAACATCAGAAAAGACACCCATTATTGTTGTGTTAGATGATGTGCGAAGTTTACACAACATTGGATCTGTTTTCAGAACATGTGATGCATTTTTGGTAGAGAAAGTGTACTTATGTGGTATAACAGCAACCCCTCCCAATAAAGAAATACACAAAACAGCTTTAGGAGCAACGGAAACAGTAGCTTGGGAATACGTGAAAGATGTAGTTGAGGTAGTAGAGCGATTGAGAGCAGAAGGAGTATCTGTTCAGGCGATTGAACAAGTGGAAAACAGCGTTATGTTGAATGATTTTCAAATTGAAGAAGATAAAAAATACGCCTTAGTATTCGGAAATGAAGTCAAAGGGGTTTCGCAAGGCGTTGTCAATTTGAGCGATGGGGTGATTGAAATACCACAGATCGGAACAAAGCACTCCTTGAATATAGCAGTAAGTGCAGGAATAGTTGTTTGGGATTTATTCCAACAAATGCAATAA
- a CDS encoding FUSC family protein: MIHELIKKMITSAVLIYTVRCLIGFCIGYYLFIHFKDHETLWTIISIILVISPEGQNSKKLSIERFKSNLVGSVVGLICLEIHTPNLFVILFGIVLTILICYFFKILNMARVALVALVIILVQPITGLTEMTPLMRFLAVTIGCLIGLIVVIVTSIPIRQLKRYYDLPLS; encoded by the coding sequence ATGATTCACGAATTAATAAAAAAAATGATAACCTCTGCTGTTCTCATTTATACCGTTCGTTGCCTGATCGGTTTCTGCATTGGTTACTATCTTTTTATTCATTTTAAGGATCACGAAACGCTATGGACCATAATCTCCATTATATTGGTTATTTCTCCAGAGGGTCAAAATTCAAAAAAACTATCCATCGAGCGATTTAAATCCAATTTAGTTGGTTCTGTTGTTGGATTGATCTGCTTGGAAATTCACACGCCAAATCTGTTTGTCATTCTCTTTGGCATTGTCTTAACTATCTTAATTTGCTACTTCTTTAAAATCCTCAATATGGCTCGTGTAGCACTGGTCGCTTTAGTGATTATTTTGGTTCAGCCCATTACGGGACTAACGGAAATGACGCCTTTGATGCGTTTTCTGGCGGTGACTATAGGATGTTTAATCGGATTAATCGTTGTGATTGTAACGTCCATTCCCATTCGTCAATTGAAGCGTTATTACGACCTTCCTTTGTCGTAA
- the mutS gene encoding DNA mismatch repair protein MutS — MAAKEKATKETPLMKQYNDIKAKYPDACLLFRVGDFYETFGEDAVRTAQILGITLTKRGAGSSSETELAGFPHHSINVYLPKLVKAGLRVAICDQLEDPKMTKTIVKRGVTELVTPGVALNDEVLQSKSNNFLCAVHFAKKSLGIAFLDVSTGEFFTAEGDEEYIDKLLQNFNPSEILVQKNNKVTFQQQFGSTYNLFFLDDWVFKEDFAFESLTKHFQTNSLKGFGIEDLADGVIACGAVLHYLSETQHTRIKHISNIQRIAEDAYVWMDRFTIRNLELYQSSNFNAITLLDVIDKTLSPMGGRLLKRWLALPLKKKKNIVERHEIVELLTKKQEVLTHFQGQIKKISDLERLTSKIATGKVSPRELLYLKESLDAIIPLKEQALKSKNDSLKIIGDQLHDCGLLRERIAQTIHPDAPVAISKGNAIAFGISEELDELRNISSTGKGYLDAMEQRESQNTGIPSLKIAFNNVFGYYIEVRNTHKDKVPAEWIRKQTLVNAERYITEELKAYENKILGAEEKISQLEGRIYEEFVHWCGQYIQPVQLNAHLVAQLDCLSSFAQLALENNYVRPILDDSYDLEIKEGRHPVIEKQLPFDKPYITNDVFLNNATQQIIMITGPNMSGKSAILRQTALIVLLAQMGCFVPAVSVRMGVVDKIFTRVGASDNISMGESTFMVEMNETASILNNISDRSLVLLDEIGRGTSTYDGISIAWAIAEFLHQHPSKPKTLFATHYHELNDMQEHFEGVKNYNVAVKELKDNVLFIRKLVPGGSAHSFGIHVAKMAGMPQIVINRAQKMLKQLEKTHRNEEETSLKPAEQDLQLSIFNIDDPLLASLKDELSVIDINTLTPVEALMKLHELKKMMQ; from the coding sequence ATGGCTGCGAAAGAGAAAGCGACAAAAGAAACTCCCTTAATGAAGCAATACAATGACATAAAAGCCAAGTATCCTGATGCTTGTTTATTATTTCGCGTGGGGGATTTTTATGAGACTTTTGGAGAAGATGCCGTTCGAACCGCTCAAATTTTAGGTATTACCTTAACCAAACGCGGCGCTGGATCTTCTAGTGAAACTGAACTCGCTGGTTTTCCTCATCATTCCATTAATGTCTATTTACCAAAATTAGTCAAAGCTGGACTTCGCGTAGCAATCTGCGATCAGCTGGAAGATCCAAAAATGACGAAAACGATTGTAAAGAGAGGGGTTACGGAATTAGTAACACCTGGTGTAGCGTTGAACGATGAAGTTTTACAATCCAAATCCAACAACTTTTTATGTGCCGTTCACTTTGCCAAAAAATCATTGGGTATTGCTTTTTTAGATGTTTCAACAGGAGAGTTTTTCACTGCGGAAGGGGATGAAGAATACATCGATAAATTACTGCAAAACTTCAATCCCAGTGAGATTCTGGTACAGAAAAACAACAAAGTTACCTTTCAACAACAATTTGGATCAACCTACAACCTCTTCTTTTTAGACGATTGGGTTTTCAAAGAAGATTTTGCTTTTGAATCACTGACGAAACACTTTCAGACAAACTCCTTAAAAGGGTTTGGAATTGAAGATTTAGCAGATGGCGTAATTGCTTGTGGGGCGGTATTACACTACCTCTCAGAGACTCAACACACGCGCATCAAACACATTTCAAATATTCAGCGCATCGCAGAAGATGCTTATGTTTGGATGGATCGCTTTACCATTCGCAACTTAGAACTTTATCAAAGTAGCAATTTTAATGCGATTACGCTCTTAGATGTAATTGACAAAACCCTCTCACCTATGGGAGGAAGATTGCTCAAACGTTGGTTAGCTCTTCCTTTAAAAAAGAAGAAGAATATTGTTGAGCGCCATGAAATTGTCGAATTACTTACCAAAAAACAAGAAGTTCTTACCCACTTTCAAGGACAAATAAAGAAGATATCCGATTTAGAGCGTTTAACCTCTAAAATAGCCACAGGCAAAGTATCACCAAGGGAACTTTTGTATTTAAAAGAATCCTTAGATGCTATCATTCCACTAAAAGAACAAGCGTTAAAAAGCAAGAATGATTCGCTAAAAATTATTGGAGATCAGCTACACGATTGTGGATTATTGAGAGAGCGCATTGCTCAAACGATACATCCTGATGCACCTGTAGCCATCAGCAAAGGAAATGCCATTGCATTTGGCATCAGTGAAGAACTCGATGAATTGCGCAACATCTCCTCTACCGGAAAAGGTTATTTGGATGCAATGGAACAACGCGAAAGTCAAAACACAGGTATTCCTTCTTTAAAGATTGCCTTCAACAATGTCTTCGGATATTATATAGAAGTGCGCAATACACATAAAGATAAAGTTCCTGCCGAATGGATTCGCAAACAAACCTTAGTTAATGCAGAGCGCTATATTACAGAGGAGTTAAAAGCATACGAAAACAAAATACTTGGAGCTGAGGAAAAAATCAGCCAACTCGAGGGGCGCATTTATGAAGAATTTGTTCATTGGTGTGGGCAATACATTCAACCTGTGCAACTCAACGCTCATTTAGTAGCTCAATTAGACTGTTTGTCTTCTTTTGCACAATTGGCCTTAGAAAACAATTATGTCCGTCCTATACTCGATGATAGCTATGATTTAGAAATTAAAGAAGGGCGTCACCCAGTCATTGAAAAACAATTGCCTTTTGACAAGCCTTATATTACCAACGATGTATTTTTGAACAATGCTACTCAACAAATCATCATGATCACCGGACCGAATATGTCGGGTAAATCTGCCATCTTGCGTCAAACTGCTTTGATTGTTCTTTTAGCTCAAATGGGATGTTTTGTACCTGCTGTATCCGTACGCATGGGGGTAGTGGATAAAATATTTACTCGCGTGGGAGCCTCGGATAATATTTCCATGGGCGAATCAACTTTTATGGTCGAGATGAATGAAACCGCTTCTATTTTGAATAATATTTCGGATCGCAGCTTGGTATTATTGGATGAAATTGGCCGTGGAACCAGTACGTATGATGGAATTTCAATTGCTTGGGCGATTGCGGAATTTCTACATCAACATCCATCCAAACCCAAAACGTTATTTGCGACGCATTATCACGAATTAAACGATATGCAAGAACACTTTGAAGGCGTGAAAAACTACAATGTTGCGGTAAAAGAATTAAAGGACAATGTTTTATTCATTCGCAAATTAGTACCTGGTGGAAGTGCACATAGCTTTGGTATTCACGTAGCCAAAATGGCCGGAATGCCGCAAATCGTTATTAATCGAGCTCAAAAAATGCTGAAACAACTCGAAAAAACACATCGAAATGAGGAGGAAACGAGTTTAAAACCTGCGGAACAAGATCTACAATTGAGTATTTTTAATATTGATGACCCACTTTTGGCAAGTCTTAAAGATGAATTATCGGTCATTGACATCAATACGTTAACACCTGTAGAGGCCTTGATGAAGCTACATGAACTAAAAAAAATGATGCAATAA
- a CDS encoding SusC/RagA family TonB-linked outer membrane protein codes for MKRIQLRLLLSSLLLLCNIALAQQLTITGVVREHNGDVLPGVSVTIANTTQGVQTDLNGKYTLTVQEGSSLHFDYVGFQSQIIQINKQTVLDVTLLEDAVDLDDIVIVAYGTQKQKAVVGAISQIKSDVLDKQVATSVVTALQGTVSGVNIINSSSQPGESPTIRVRGIGSINASADPLIILDGAPYSGNLNSISADQVEAINILKDASSTALYGSRGSNGVILIKTKMGKRNSEPEVQVKLSAGVAFDAVQTHKVLDTQGYTSYLWEGRKNNYQYILGQDEAIARKHASDGLVSYFGYNPFGTNQPVAYNGNWTVKDPLLWETDWKKELQRNQAFRNEYNFNISGGNDRTTYFLAANYLNQDGMIKTSNFERTTVRLNIESQVAQWLQVGVNTAYASSNQNFPTQSGTNLYSPMNWIYTMPSVFPVYKRDAKGQLVHDAAGDRIYDYGNASSKDANSVRPIMSGENAVGILYNNSTMNRRSSLNWNGFAKVDLAEGLYFKSNLSYEKYDYNVKEYNHAQYGQASSVQGRVQKSKDTSETINFINALHYDKVFGDHHLAADGIVEAYRFKQDLFYASSTGYLPGNSEIGSGTALESIEGYEVEDRLTSYLGRVTYDYNNKYFIEGSFRRDSSTRFDKSVRAGNFYSIGGSWILSSEDFLADNSYIDLLKLRASYGELGNNNLKDQYFPYLRLFETGYNQLDNPGVILGDLTDPYLTWEKTASFNVGLDFSLFNNRLEGSVDYYKKRSIDLLFAIPQAPSTGNLELLSNAGTIENYGLEVSLTAHLLRTPDWKWDTSLHFSMDRNKIKSLTQDSFISGLNRWESGRSLYDFYIREWAGVDPNDGYGMWYKDLVDAHGQVIGRETTKDYDEATRYYKHSALPQVVGGFNTSLSYKNFDFSAFFNFSLGGYIYDNDYASLMDGISKGYQSSPDLENRWQKPGDITNTPILLNASNNFAATSTRFLYKNNYLRLKALTLGYSLPVERLSKIKLKQARVYIQGENLLTFQSHKGIDPEQAINGVTNYRVPLSATISVGLNINF; via the coding sequence ATGAAACGTATTCAACTTCGGCTACTACTAAGTAGCCTGCTCTTGCTATGCAATATAGCTTTAGCCCAGCAATTAACTATCACAGGTGTAGTACGCGAACACAATGGAGATGTACTTCCAGGTGTATCAGTTACTATAGCCAACACGACACAAGGTGTACAAACCGACTTAAATGGAAAATATACCCTAACCGTTCAGGAAGGAAGCAGCCTTCACTTTGATTATGTCGGATTTCAATCCCAAATCATTCAAATAAACAAACAAACGGTTCTTGATGTAACTCTACTTGAAGATGCGGTTGATTTAGATGATATCGTCATTGTCGCTTATGGAACACAAAAACAAAAAGCAGTGGTAGGAGCAATTAGTCAAATCAAAAGCGATGTATTAGACAAACAGGTAGCCACGTCAGTGGTAACCGCTCTTCAAGGGACAGTATCAGGTGTTAACATTATCAACTCAAGCTCACAACCGGGTGAAAGTCCTACAATTCGAGTAAGAGGAATCGGTTCTATTAATGCTTCAGCTGATCCGCTCATTATCTTAGATGGTGCTCCCTATTCAGGAAATCTTAACTCCATAAGTGCGGATCAGGTTGAAGCGATCAATATACTCAAAGACGCCTCCTCTACTGCCCTATATGGTTCTAGAGGTTCCAATGGTGTTATTTTGATTAAAACGAAAATGGGCAAGCGCAATAGCGAACCCGAAGTTCAAGTTAAATTGAGTGCTGGAGTTGCCTTTGATGCTGTACAAACCCATAAGGTATTGGACACACAAGGCTATACTTCCTATTTATGGGAAGGTCGAAAAAACAATTACCAATACATTTTGGGACAAGATGAAGCCATAGCACGCAAACATGCTTCCGATGGACTAGTCAGTTATTTTGGCTATAATCCTTTTGGAACCAATCAACCTGTAGCTTACAACGGAAATTGGACCGTCAAAGATCCTTTGCTATGGGAAACGGATTGGAAAAAGGAATTGCAACGCAATCAAGCCTTCCGAAATGAATACAATTTCAACATTTCGGGAGGAAATGACCGCACGACTTATTTCTTAGCTGCGAACTACCTCAACCAAGACGGGATGATCAAAACATCAAATTTTGAACGCACAACCGTACGTTTAAATATAGAAAGTCAGGTTGCCCAATGGCTACAAGTGGGAGTCAATACAGCCTATGCCAGCTCCAATCAAAATTTCCCTACGCAAAGTGGTACCAACTTATACAGTCCGATGAACTGGATTTACACGATGCCCAGTGTTTTTCCCGTATATAAAAGAGATGCTAAAGGGCAATTGGTGCACGATGCCGCAGGAGATCGTATTTACGATTATGGAAATGCATCCAGCAAAGATGCCAACAGTGTACGCCCTATCATGAGTGGAGAAAATGCAGTGGGCATACTCTATAACAATAGCACCATGAATCGACGTTCATCTCTGAACTGGAATGGTTTTGCAAAGGTAGATTTGGCCGAAGGACTTTATTTTAAGTCTAACTTATCGTATGAAAAATACGATTACAACGTCAAAGAATACAACCATGCACAATACGGACAAGCTTCAAGTGTACAAGGACGCGTACAAAAATCCAAAGACACTTCAGAAACGATTAATTTTATCAATGCGCTACACTACGATAAAGTATTTGGAGATCATCATCTAGCAGCAGATGGAATTGTAGAAGCTTACCGCTTCAAACAAGATTTATTCTATGCTTCCTCAACAGGTTATTTACCAGGGAACTCAGAAATAGGCAGTGGTACGGCTCTAGAAAGTATTGAAGGGTATGAAGTAGAAGATCGTTTGACGAGTTATTTAGGACGAGTGACTTACGACTACAACAACAAATATTTTATAGAAGGTTCATTTAGACGAGATTCGAGTACGCGCTTTGACAAATCGGTACGAGCGGGTAACTTCTATTCTATTGGTGGGTCGTGGATTCTTTCTTCTGAGGATTTCTTAGCGGATAATTCATACATCGACTTATTAAAACTAAGAGCATCCTATGGAGAATTGGGAAATAACAATTTAAAAGACCAGTACTTTCCCTATTTGAGATTGTTCGAAACAGGGTACAATCAATTAGACAATCCGGGGGTTATATTAGGCGACTTAACAGATCCTTATTTAACTTGGGAGAAAACAGCATCGTTTAACGTTGGACTAGACTTTAGCTTGTTCAACAATCGTTTAGAAGGTTCGGTAGATTACTACAAAAAGCGTTCGATTGATTTGCTATTTGCTATTCCTCAAGCGCCTTCAACGGGTAATCTAGAATTATTATCAAATGCAGGAACCATTGAAAACTACGGGCTAGAAGTCAGTTTAACCGCTCATCTTCTTCGTACACCAGATTGGAAATGGGATACATCCCTCCATTTTTCTATGGATCGCAACAAAATCAAATCCTTGACTCAAGATAGTTTCATCAGTGGATTAAACCGTTGGGAATCGGGTCGTTCACTTTATGATTTTTACATCAGAGAATGGGCAGGAGTAGATCCGAATGATGGTTACGGGATGTGGTATAAAGATTTAGTGGATGCTCACGGTCAGGTGATTGGCAGAGAAACTACCAAAGATTACGATGAAGCCACTCGTTATTACAAACACTCGGCCTTACCTCAAGTAGTTGGAGGATTTAATACCAGCTTATCCTATAAGAATTTCGATTTTAGTGCCTTTTTTAATTTTAGCTTAGGAGGATACATTTATGACAATGATTATGCGAGTTTAATGGATGGTATTTCCAAAGGGTACCAAAGCTCACCTGATCTTGAAAATCGATGGCAAAAGCCAGGAGATATAACAAATACTCCCATCCTCTTGAATGCGTCAAATAATTTTGCAGCAACCTCTACGCGATTTTTATATAAAAATAACTATCTCCGCTTGAAAGCGTTGACCTTAGGGTATTCCCTTCCTGTAGAACGATTGAGTAAAATCAAGCTCAAACAAGCCAGAGTATATATCCAAGGGGAGAATTTATTAACATTCCAATCCCACAAAGGAATAGACCCCGAACAAGCGATTAATGGTGTGACCAATTATCGCGTTCCCTTATCAGCTACAATTTCTGTGGGACTAAATATTAATTTTTAA
- a CDS encoding RagB/SusD family nutrient uptake outer membrane protein: protein MIQFLIKGVLLAVVVSTIFSCSSDFLDDPKPKDSIAPEIVFGSNEGATSFLSGILRLQRMSMINDEASGLHSILFARSVKGTDLIQKQIWFGDDYDYQVYVSTGTRAVFSWRLPYKIIDQVNNLIQGVEASTKISPADKDVLIGQALALRGYYYFQLAIEFGDAYLSPEHHAFPPIYTKPSSTPAPFATKEEFFNRITEDLEGAVSRLNENRENKSYINKAVAQAFLAQAYQYMGKWELAQKNAKEAYGGDSAAILRASEYNQGFASIQATEWLWALPQSTDQTVYYRSHPHAMMDHVAVAYHGTFINDAFVQQFSPTDVRNLFRNFYEKPAGDWQEYTTSKFAFTFESDIPIIRYPELILIEAEAAYHLGDEPKAQALLDEIRQNRDTAAQVTTVDGTALFEAILLERRKELYGECGVEWFDAKRLVRGINRIGNHRTKLSIAPLDKRFQLPIPQEELDARN from the coding sequence ATGATACAATTTCTTATAAAAGGTGTTCTACTAGCTGTAGTTGTCAGCACCATCTTCAGTTGTTCGTCTGATTTTTTAGATGATCCAAAGCCTAAAGACAGCATTGCTCCAGAGATTGTTTTTGGAAGCAACGAAGGAGCGACTTCTTTTTTATCAGGTATTTTAAGATTGCAAAGAATGTCTATGATTAACGATGAGGCTTCAGGTCTTCACAGTATTTTATTTGCTCGAAGTGTAAAAGGAACGGATTTGATTCAAAAACAGATTTGGTTTGGCGATGATTACGATTATCAGGTCTATGTTAGTACAGGCACACGAGCTGTGTTTTCCTGGCGTTTGCCTTATAAAATCATCGATCAGGTTAACAATCTGATTCAAGGTGTAGAAGCAAGCACCAAAATTAGCCCTGCAGATAAAGACGTATTGATTGGACAGGCTTTAGCTCTTAGGGGATACTATTATTTTCAGTTGGCTATTGAATTTGGAGATGCCTATTTATCTCCAGAACACCATGCCTTTCCTCCAATTTACACCAAACCTTCTTCTACTCCAGCTCCCTTTGCTACTAAGGAAGAATTTTTCAATAGAATCACGGAGGATTTAGAAGGAGCGGTCTCTCGTTTAAATGAAAATAGAGAAAATAAATCCTACATCAATAAAGCCGTAGCTCAAGCCTTTTTAGCTCAAGCATATCAATATATGGGAAAATGGGAATTGGCTCAGAAAAACGCCAAAGAAGCTTATGGTGGAGATTCTGCAGCTATATTACGAGCATCAGAATACAACCAGGGTTTTGCTTCTATCCAAGCAACAGAATGGTTATGGGCTTTACCCCAAAGTACTGATCAAACGGTCTACTATCGTTCACACCCCCACGCCATGATGGATCACGTTGCTGTGGCCTATCACGGCACTTTCATCAATGATGCATTTGTTCAACAATTCAGCCCAACAGACGTGCGTAACTTATTCCGTAATTTCTACGAAAAACCAGCGGGCGATTGGCAAGAATACACAACATCAAAGTTTGCGTTTACTTTTGAATCGGATATTCCTATTATTCGTTATCCTGAATTAATTCTGATTGAGGCTGAAGCCGCTTATCACTTAGGTGATGAGCCAAAAGCGCAAGCATTACTAGATGAAATCCGCCAAAATAGAGATACAGCCGCTCAAGTTACTACAGTTGACGGGACAGCTTTATTCGAAGCTATTTTATTGGAAAGAAGAAAAGAATTATACGGCGAATGTGGGGTAGAATGGTTTGATGCGAAGCGACTAGTAAGAGGCATTAATCGAATAGGCAATCACCGAACAAAACTATCCATTGCACCTTTAGACAAGCGTTTTCAACTTCCCATTCCTCAAGAAGAATTAGACGCTCGCAATTAA